From Streptomyces yatensis, one genomic window encodes:
- a CDS encoding helix-turn-helix domain-containing protein, giving the protein MSGTTGATGARGAAGDAGAFAEQLRGLKERSGLSYGTLAKRLHMSTSTLHRYCNGTVVPADYASIERVARVCRATPDELVELHRRWILASAARARRGSPEPDGAARGAGASADAGAGAGADGGADAGAGAGADAGAGAAGAGAREPEGAPMPDDSAPGAGGRGLPEAATGPADSAGGRPDAAAGTESASGDGQLRESGGTGSASGGGQLRASGETESATGVGQLHEPGGTDEPVVGGAVPPAPARSRRRRAALVASVAAAAVLGAVAFAVNLPSSGTDGDDKKAAGAGATTPTTGHGTNSDTDTDTGRANDKRRPSASASPSPSRSAKTGKPSAPASEPAAHDGGGAAERPGGAPVNIATRPYVYDSPCSQHFLVDSEPEQVGPPAGEPDAPRWAAAYGAVSSGEQRVALTVQGTGKDTVVLEALHVRVVAKGAPLAWNDYSMGVGCGGDVETKSFDVDLDNGSPTVTVKNGQGDFPYKVSESDPEVFYVTAHTKAHDVRWDLALDWSSGDRHGTVHLDNNGAPFRTSAAAGRPGYDYPLGSSEWAKREE; this is encoded by the coding sequence GTGTCAGGGACGACAGGGGCCACGGGAGCGAGGGGGGCTGCCGGGGACGCTGGGGCGTTCGCGGAACAGCTGCGGGGGCTCAAGGAGCGCTCGGGGCTGAGCTACGGGACGCTCGCCAAGCGGCTGCACATGAGCACGTCCACGCTGCACCGCTACTGCAACGGCACGGTGGTGCCGGCCGATTACGCGTCGATCGAGCGGGTCGCGCGGGTGTGCCGGGCGACCCCCGATGAGCTGGTCGAGCTGCACCGGCGGTGGATTCTGGCGAGTGCGGCGCGGGCCCGTAGGGGGTCGCCGGAGCCGGACGGGGCGGCACGCGGTGCGGGGGCGTCTGCCGACGCCGGGGCAGGAGCAGGGGCCGACGGCGGCGCCGACGCCGGGGCTGGGGCAGGGGCCGACGCCGGCGCCGGGGCGGCTGGGGCCGGGGCCCGGGAGCCCGAGGGTGCGCCGATGCCGGACGATTCGGCGCCCGGGGCCGGGGGCCGCGGACTGCCCGAGGCAGCGACGGGCCCGGCCGATTCCGCCGGTGGGCGGCCTGACGCGGCGGCGGGAACGGAATCGGCGTCCGGGGACGGTCAGCTCCGCGAATCCGGCGGAACGGGGTCGGCGTCCGGGGGCGGTCAGCTCCGCGCATCCGGCGAAACGGAATCGGCGACCGGGGTTGGCCAACTCCACGAACCCGGCGGAACGGATGAACCGGTTGTCGGCGGCGCCGTCCCACCCGCTCCCGCGCGGTCCCGGCGGCGCCGCGCCGCGCTCGTCGCCTCCGTCGCCGCGGCCGCGGTGCTGGGAGCCGTCGCGTTCGCCGTGAACCTGCCGTCCTCCGGAACTGACGGCGATGACAAGAAGGCCGCGGGGGCGGGGGCCACCACGCCGACCACCGGCCACGGCACCAACAGCGACACCGACACCGACACCGGCCGAGCGAACGACAAGCGGCGGCCGTCCGCGTCGGCCTCCCCGTCCCCGTCCCGGAGCGCGAAGACCGGCAAACCCTCCGCCCCGGCGTCGGAGCCCGCCGCCCACGACGGCGGGGGCGCCGCCGAGCGCCCCGGCGGCGCACCGGTCAACATCGCCACCCGCCCCTACGTCTACGACAGCCCGTGCAGCCAGCACTTCCTCGTCGACAGCGAGCCCGAACAGGTCGGCCCGCCCGCGGGCGAACCGGACGCGCCCCGCTGGGCCGCCGCGTACGGCGCGGTCTCCTCGGGGGAGCAGCGCGTCGCCCTCACGGTGCAGGGGACCGGGAAGGACACCGTCGTCCTGGAGGCGCTGCACGTACGCGTCGTCGCGAAGGGCGCCCCGCTCGCCTGGAACGACTACTCGATGGGCGTCGGCTGCGGCGGCGACGTCGAGACCAAGTCGTTCGACGTCGACCTCGACAACGGCAGCCCCACCGTCACCGTCAAGAACGGCCAGGGCGACTTCCCGTACAAGGTCAGCGAGTCCGATCCGGAGGTCTTCTACGTCACCGCCCACACCAAGGCGCACGACGTCCGCTGGGACCTCGCCCTGGACTGGTCCAGCGGCGACCGCCACGGCACGGTGCACCTCGACAACAACGGCGCCCCGTTCCGCACCAGCGCCGCCGCGGGCCGCCCCGGCTACGACTACCCGCTGGGCAGCAGCGAGTGGGCCAAGCGCGAGGAGTAG
- a CDS encoding FAD-dependent oxidoreductase, producing the protein MHDVVIVGAGPVGLFLACELGLAGCSVLVLEREPEPGSPWRAEPLGMRGLSAASVEAFYRRGMLHPLLTASGIQDDPEADAETDEPSPPRSAGHFAGMTLDPAKVDLAALPFRLPSPAPEGLLTHLEAVEAVLAERASKLGVDIRRGVRVSAIAQDEESVVAQAGEQEYAARWLVGCDGGRSAVRGLAGFAFVGTEPQLTGYTLHATIADPEKLRPGFNLTPGGMYVRMPAEGHIGMMDFDGGAFDRSRPPTREHLQTVLRRVSGTDVTLSAVHLASTFTDRAMQTTTYRAGRVLLAGDAAHIHSPLGGQGLNTGLGDAMNLGWKLAATVHGHAPDGLLDTYTRERHPIGAAVLDWSRAQVAAMRPDAHGQAVQGVIRDLIGTHDGTTYVFQKVSGSSIRYDLGGEHPLVGRNAPDLRLEDGTRLGDLMRDGQGIVLDFSADRCLHGSAMGWESRMRYAAGRAGNDLGTGAVLVRPDGVVVWAGDRHPDREAFERAAVQWFGGPGA; encoded by the coding sequence GTGCATGACGTAGTGATCGTGGGCGCCGGCCCGGTCGGTCTGTTCCTCGCCTGCGAGCTCGGCCTCGCGGGCTGCTCGGTCCTGGTGCTCGAACGGGAGCCGGAGCCCGGCTCCCCGTGGCGGGCGGAACCGCTCGGGATGCGGGGCCTGTCCGCCGCGTCCGTCGAGGCGTTCTACCGCCGCGGGATGCTGCACCCGCTGCTGACGGCCTCGGGCATCCAAGACGATCCCGAAGCGGACGCCGAAACCGACGAGCCGTCACCCCCGCGCAGCGCGGGCCACTTCGCCGGGATGACGCTCGATCCGGCCAAGGTCGACCTCGCCGCCCTGCCGTTCCGGCTTCCCAGCCCGGCGCCGGAGGGCCTGCTGACACACCTCGAGGCGGTCGAGGCGGTGCTGGCCGAGCGGGCGTCCAAGCTCGGCGTGGACATCAGGCGCGGCGTCAGGGTCTCGGCCATCGCCCAGGACGAGGAGAGCGTGGTCGCGCAGGCGGGCGAGCAGGAGTACGCGGCGCGCTGGCTCGTCGGCTGCGATGGCGGGCGCAGTGCGGTGCGCGGGCTCGCGGGCTTCGCGTTCGTCGGCACCGAGCCGCAGCTCACCGGCTACACCCTGCACGCCACCATCGCCGATCCCGAGAAGCTGCGCCCCGGGTTCAACCTGACGCCGGGCGGCATGTACGTCCGGATGCCCGCGGAGGGGCATATCGGCATGATGGACTTCGACGGTGGCGCGTTCGACCGCTCGCGGCCGCCGACTCGCGAGCATCTCCAGACGGTGCTGCGCCGAGTGTCCGGCACCGACGTGACACTCAGCGCCGTCCATCTCGCCTCGACGTTCACCGATCGGGCGATGCAGACGACGACCTACCGGGCGGGACGCGTCCTGCTCGCGGGCGACGCCGCTCATATCCACTCCCCCCTTGGAGGGCAGGGACTCAACACCGGCCTCGGCGACGCCATGAACCTGGGATGGAAACTCGCCGCCACCGTGCACGGGCACGCGCCGGACGGGCTGCTCGACACCTACACCCGCGAGCGCCATCCGATCGGCGCCGCGGTGCTCGACTGGTCGCGCGCCCAGGTGGCGGCCATGCGGCCGGACGCGCATGGCCAGGCGGTCCAGGGGGTGATCCGCGACCTGATCGGGACCCATGACGGAACGACCTACGTCTTCCAGAAGGTGTCGGGCTCGTCGATCCGCTACGACCTCGGCGGCGAGCATCCACTGGTCGGCCGCAACGCCCCGGACCTCCGCCTCGAGGACGGCACGCGCCTCGGCGACCTGATGCGGGACGGCCAGGGCATCGTGCTCGATTTCAGCGCCGACCGATGCCTGCACGGGTCGGCGATGGGCTGGGAGAGCCGGATGCGGTACGCGGCCGGGCGGGCGGGAAACGACCTCGGAACGGGTGCCGTGCTCGTCCGGCCGGACGGCGTCGTCGTCTGGGCAGGTGATCGCCACCCCGACCGCGAGGCGTTCGAGCGGGCCGCGGTCCAATGGTTCGGCGGTCCCGGAGCGTAA
- a CDS encoding DUF899 domain-containing protein: MSPKALPPVVDADTWRRRLEALRVREKAATRELDAIAAERRRLPMVEMPDYTLEGEDGPVRLADLFDGKRQLIVYNHMWFPGEEWQCPGCTGFTSQFTRLAFLDNYDARFVIVTQGPIDEALAYKRRVGNTMAWYSTANSPFGADVGAPPGGGFAVNVFLRDGDTVYRTWHTNGRGTEQLSYSFALIDLLPYGRQEEWQDSPDGWPQAPTYSGWAGSEDIAALYGREA, encoded by the coding sequence ATGAGCCCCAAGGCACTACCGCCCGTCGTCGACGCCGACACCTGGCGGCGTCGGCTCGAAGCGCTGCGGGTTCGGGAGAAGGCCGCGACCCGGGAACTCGACGCGATCGCCGCCGAGCGCCGCCGCCTGCCGATGGTCGAGATGCCCGACTACACCCTCGAGGGCGAGGACGGGCCGGTCCGGCTGGCGGACCTCTTCGACGGCAAGAGGCAGCTGATCGTCTACAACCACATGTGGTTCCCGGGCGAGGAGTGGCAGTGCCCGGGCTGCACGGGGTTCACCTCGCAGTTCACCCGGCTGGCCTTCCTGGACAACTACGACGCCCGGTTCGTCATCGTCACCCAGGGCCCGATCGACGAGGCACTCGCCTACAAGCGGCGGGTCGGGAACACGATGGCCTGGTATTCCACGGCGAACAGCCCGTTCGGTGCCGACGTCGGCGCCCCGCCCGGCGGAGGATTCGCCGTCAATGTGTTCCTGCGCGACGGCGACACCGTCTACCGCACGTGGCACACCAACGGCCGCGGCACCGAGCAGCTCAGTTACTCCTTCGCACTGATCGATCTGTTGCCGTACGGGCGGCAGGAGGAGTGGCAGGACTCCCCCGACGGCTGGCCACAGGCGCCCACGTACAGCGGCTGGGCCGGCTCCGAGGACATCGCCGCGCTCTACGGCCGGGAGGCGTGA
- a CDS encoding alpha/beta fold hydrolase has protein sequence MPYFEGSDGTSLFYTDWGQGKPVVFVTGAWLSSSSWEFQMLPLSEAGLRCVAFDKRGHGRSDWVGHGYDYDTLADDLAALLDLLDLREVTLVAHSMGGGEVIRYLTRHGYDRVSRVVLMSVTAPLMAWAPDHRDGIDQGAFDALLAERSKDRPRWMAQNAQAFFATHLGNTISTELLEWTVRRCLDCSAKAAVEVIRTGFRTDLREEAAALRVPALIIHGDADASAPIGLCGRRMAKLVPDNVYKEYPRAGHGLFMTHADDVNQDLLDFIGTN, from the coding sequence ATGCCGTACTTCGAGGGTTCCGACGGAACGAGCCTGTTCTACACCGACTGGGGACAGGGAAAGCCGGTGGTGTTCGTCACCGGGGCCTGGCTCAGCAGCAGCTCATGGGAGTTCCAGATGCTCCCGCTGTCCGAGGCGGGCCTGCGCTGTGTCGCCTTCGACAAGCGGGGGCACGGCCGCTCGGACTGGGTCGGCCACGGATATGACTACGACACGCTCGCCGATGATCTCGCGGCGCTGCTGGATCTCCTCGACCTCCGCGAGGTGACCCTGGTGGCGCACTCGATGGGCGGTGGGGAGGTGATCCGCTACCTGACGCGCCACGGCTACGACCGGGTGAGCCGGGTGGTGCTGATGTCGGTCACCGCGCCGTTGATGGCCTGGGCGCCGGACCACCGGGACGGGATCGACCAGGGCGCCTTCGACGCCCTGCTGGCGGAGCGGTCGAAGGACCGCCCGCGGTGGATGGCCCAGAACGCACAGGCGTTCTTCGCGACCCATCTGGGCAACACGATCTCCACCGAGCTCCTGGAGTGGACGGTGCGGAGATGCCTTGACTGCTCGGCCAAGGCGGCCGTCGAGGTGATCAGGACAGGCTTCCGCACCGATCTGCGCGAGGAGGCCGCCGCGCTCCGGGTGCCGGCCTTGATCATCCACGGCGACGCCGATGCCTCCGCTCCCATCGGACTCTGCGGCCGACGGATGGCGAAGCTGGTGCCCGACAATGTCTACAAGGAGTACCCCCGCGCGGGACACGGCCTCTTCATGACCCACGCCGATGACGTCAACCAGGACCTGCTCGACTTCATCGGGACCAACTGA
- a CDS encoding beta-lactamase family protein, whose translation MLALHLWQEGHVFVWEHGIVSLWNVSTPQLSLLRSGEMYWPDFAANGKEHIEVRHLLSHTSGVSGWETPFSTEDTYDWDFLTGAGSHRSPHRPHSRSTWRLWTPRARGSRPSSVRRPIPRTRTFRPGDAPTCPRSTATGTHGPWPESSRLSRWAAPSTAFGCCRPTRSG comes from the coding sequence ATGCTTGCGCTGCACCTGTGGCAAGAAGGGCATGTCTTTGTGTGGGAGCACGGGATCGTGTCCTTGTGGAATGTCAGTACCCCGCAGCTCTCGCTGCTGCGCAGCGGCGAAATGTACTGGCCGGACTTCGCCGCGAACGGCAAGGAGCACATCGAGGTCCGCCACCTCCTCAGTCACACCTCCGGCGTCTCCGGCTGGGAGACGCCGTTCAGTACTGAGGACACCTATGACTGGGACTTCCTGACTGGAGCCGGATCGCACCGATCACCCCACCGGCCCCACTCCCGTTCGACGTGGCGGCTCTGGACCCCGAGGGCCCGAGGTTCAAGACCGTCGTCGGTCCGCCGGCCAATCCCGAGGACGCGAACATTCCGGCCTGGCGACGCGCCGACCTGCCCGCGCTCAACGGCCACGGGAACGCACGGTCCGTGGCCCGAATCCTCAAGGCTCTCGCGCTGGGCGGCACCGTCGACGGCGTTCGGCTGCTGTCGCCCGACACGATCGGGGTGA
- the rph gene encoding rifamycin-inactivating phosphotransferase translates to MKERYVLDLREAAETQAAVVGGKGAHLGGLSRIEGIRVPGGFCVTTDAFRRIMAEAPSIDDQLEQLSRVDPDDREAVRTLSARIRRAVEGIAVPADLAAAITRELTRHGEQAAWAVRSSATAEDLPTASFAGQQDTYLNVVGPTAVLRHISRCWASLFTERAVTYRRRGGIDHRTVHMAVVVQRMVFPDASGILFTADPVTGNRKVATVDAGFGLGEALVSGLVNPDVFTVRHGDIVARTISAKQRAVHALPDGGTREVAIDARRQERPALTDAQVLRLVELGRRIEAHFGRPQDIEWCLADDDFQIVQSRPITTLFPVPESGDQENHVYLSVGHQQMMTDPMKPLGISVWQLTAMAPMHEAGGRLFVDATRRLASPASRAALLDVVGRGDPLIRDALETVLDRGDFIPSLPDAGPGGPPERGASAPVETDPAIVTELIEGSRTSIAALERNIRTKTGPALFDFLLEAFEEHKRVLTDPLSMRAIMAGMEATWWLNDTLREWLGEKNAADTLTLSAPDNVTSEMGLALLDVADVIRPHPEVVAFLRDVESIEDDTFLDELAKLAGGAEARDAIESYLDRYGMRCVGEIDITRPRWRERPTTLVPVILDNVRNFEPGAAERRFEEGRQKAREKEQEVLSRLRALPDGDRKADEAKRMIDRVRTFIGYREYPKYGIISRYFVYKRALLAEAGRLVEAGVLPEPEDIFYLTFQELHDVVRSHQADDRLIQRRKDAFRSYHALTPPRVLTSDGEAVTGAYRRDDVPTGALVGLPVSAGTIEGRARVILDMAEADLEAGDILVTAFTDPSWSPLFVGIAGLVTEVGGLMTHGAVIAREYGLPAVVGVERATRLIRDGQRIRVHGTDGYVEILP, encoded by the coding sequence ATGAAGGAGCGGTACGTGCTGGATCTCCGCGAGGCTGCCGAGACGCAGGCTGCGGTCGTCGGGGGCAAGGGCGCGCACCTGGGCGGGCTGTCGCGGATCGAGGGAATCCGGGTGCCGGGTGGCTTCTGTGTGACGACGGACGCCTTCCGGCGGATCATGGCGGAAGCGCCGTCGATCGACGATCAGCTTGAACAGCTGTCGCGCGTGGACCCGGACGACCGGGAGGCGGTCCGCACGCTCAGCGCGCGGATTCGTCGGGCGGTCGAAGGGATCGCCGTCCCGGCCGATCTCGCGGCGGCGATCACCCGCGAGCTCACTCGGCACGGCGAGCAAGCCGCCTGGGCCGTCCGGTCCAGCGCGACGGCGGAGGACCTGCCGACGGCCTCCTTCGCCGGCCAGCAGGACACCTACCTGAACGTCGTGGGGCCGACGGCGGTCCTCCGGCACATCAGCCGGTGCTGGGCCTCGCTGTTCACCGAGCGGGCCGTGACCTACCGCCGGCGCGGCGGCATCGACCACCGTACGGTCCACATGGCCGTGGTCGTGCAGCGGATGGTCTTCCCGGACGCGTCCGGCATCCTTTTCACGGCCGACCCGGTCACGGGCAACCGTAAGGTGGCCACCGTGGACGCCGGCTTCGGGCTCGGCGAGGCCCTGGTCTCCGGCCTGGTGAACCCGGACGTCTTCACGGTGCGGCACGGCGACATCGTCGCCAGGACGATCTCCGCCAAACAGCGTGCCGTTCACGCCCTGCCGGACGGCGGTACGCGGGAAGTGGCGATCGACGCGCGGCGGCAGGAGCGGCCGGCGCTGACGGACGCGCAGGTCCTGCGGCTCGTGGAGCTCGGGCGGCGGATCGAGGCACACTTCGGCCGCCCGCAGGACATCGAATGGTGCCTGGCCGACGATGACTTCCAGATCGTTCAGAGCCGGCCGATCACGACGCTGTTCCCCGTTCCCGAGAGCGGCGACCAGGAGAACCACGTCTACCTCTCCGTGGGCCACCAGCAGATGATGACCGACCCCATGAAGCCCCTGGGGATCTCCGTATGGCAGCTGACGGCCATGGCGCCGATGCACGAGGCCGGTGGGAGGTTGTTCGTCGACGCCACCCGGCGCCTGGCCTCGCCCGCGAGCCGGGCCGCCCTCCTGGACGTCGTCGGCAGAGGCGATCCGCTGATCAGGGACGCTCTGGAGACCGTCCTCGACCGCGGCGATTTCATCCCGTCACTCCCGGACGCGGGCCCCGGCGGGCCGCCGGAGCGCGGCGCGTCCGCCCCGGTCGAGACCGATCCGGCCATCGTCACCGAGCTGATCGAGGGCAGCCGGACGTCCATCGCCGCCCTGGAGCGGAACATTCGGACGAAGACCGGGCCGGCGCTGTTCGACTTCCTGCTGGAGGCCTTCGAGGAACACAAGCGCGTCCTCACCGATCCGCTGAGCATGCGGGCGATCATGGCGGGGATGGAGGCCACGTGGTGGCTCAACGACACGCTGCGGGAGTGGCTGGGCGAGAAGAACGCGGCCGACACGCTCACGCTGTCCGCCCCCGACAACGTCACGTCGGAGATGGGGCTGGCGCTGCTCGACGTCGCGGATGTGATCCGCCCGCATCCGGAGGTGGTGGCGTTCCTGCGGGACGTCGAGTCGATCGAGGACGACACCTTCCTGGACGAGCTGGCGAAGCTCGCGGGCGGGGCCGAGGCGCGCGATGCCATCGAGTCCTACCTCGACCGGTACGGCATGCGCTGTGTCGGCGAGATCGACATCACGCGGCCACGGTGGCGCGAGCGCCCCACCACGCTCGTGCCCGTGATCCTCGACAACGTCAGGAACTTCGAGCCGGGCGCCGCCGAGCGGCGCTTCGAGGAGGGGCGGCAGAAGGCGCGGGAGAAGGAGCAGGAGGTGCTGTCCCGCTTGCGGGCCCTGCCGGACGGGGACCGGAAAGCGGACGAGGCCAAGCGGATGATCGACCGGGTCAGAACCTTCATCGGCTACCGGGAGTACCCCAAGTACGGCATCATCAGCCGCTACTTCGTCTACAAGCGGGCCCTGCTGGCGGAGGCCGGGCGCCTCGTGGAGGCAGGTGTGCTTCCTGAGCCGGAGGACATCTTCTACCTCACGTTCCAGGAACTCCACGACGTCGTGCGCTCGCATCAGGCGGATGACCGGCTCATCCAGCGGCGCAAGGACGCGTTCCGGTCGTACCACGCGCTCACCCCGCCCCGGGTGCTCACCTCGGATGGTGAGGCCGTCACCGGGGCGTACCGGCGCGACGATGTGCCGACCGGCGCCCTGGTCGGCCTGCCGGTCTCCGCCGGGACCATCGAGGGAAGGGCCCGCGTCATCCTGGACATGGCGGAGGCCGATCTCGAGGCGGGCGACATCCTGGTCACCGCCTTCACGGACCCGAGCTGGTCGCCGCTGTTCGTCGGAATCGCGGGCCTGGTGACGGAGGTGGGCGGTCTGATGACCCATGGCGCGGTAATCGCCCGGGAGTACGGCTTGCCGGCCGTCGTGGGCGTGGAGCGGGCCACCCGGCTGATCCGGGACGGGCAGCGGATCCGTGTGCACGGAACGGACGGGTACGTCGAGATCCTGCCCTGA
- a CDS encoding DUF4232 domain-containing protein codes for MSSIRPSRTRLLTVAATVAVAAFSLTACNDGEGVRNEGSSAGASSTASASGSSSQEDAKTGGAGSKSGTDGSAASGNGKSGTSGKKGVTCQGSNTKTVAAPLNRPVNHMLLTVTNTGSSPCYLYNYPAVRFGEAQSVPPVIEDSQPQAVVTLAPGESGYASVNLSAADGSGKNGHTEKSLAVHFQGRTPDEDVSSAAHPALPAKGAYIDDSLKVTYWQQSMDAAISW; via the coding sequence ATGTCCAGCATTCGTCCCTCCCGCACCCGTCTCCTGACCGTCGCCGCGACCGTCGCGGTCGCCGCCTTCTCCCTGACGGCGTGCAACGACGGAGAGGGCGTCCGCAATGAGGGCTCGTCGGCGGGCGCCTCTTCGACGGCGTCCGCCTCCGGCTCGTCCTCCCAGGAGGACGCGAAGACGGGCGGCGCCGGTTCGAAGTCGGGCACGGACGGGTCCGCGGCGTCGGGGAACGGCAAGTCCGGCACGAGTGGCAAGAAGGGCGTCACCTGCCAGGGCTCCAACACCAAGACGGTCGCGGCTCCCCTGAACCGCCCCGTGAACCACATGCTGCTCACGGTCACCAACACCGGCAGCAGCCCCTGCTACCTCTACAACTACCCGGCCGTCCGCTTCGGCGAGGCCCAGTCGGTGCCGCCGGTGATCGAGGACTCGCAGCCGCAGGCCGTCGTCACGCTCGCCCCGGGCGAGTCCGGCTACGCCTCCGTGAACCTGTCGGCCGCCGACGGCAGCGGTAAGAACGGCCACACCGAGAAGTCCCTGGCCGTCCACTTCCAGGGCCGCACCCCCGACGAGGACGTCTCCTCGGCCGCCCACCCGGCGCTGCCCGCCAAGGGCGCCTACATCGACGACTCCCTCAAGGTCACGTACTGGCAGCAGTCGATGGACGCCGCCATCAGCTGGTAA
- a CDS encoding nuclear transport factor 2 family protein encodes MNQEDMVALWEQHTAYEFVIKDADLAVSTMVEDASVMHLPTMSGGSGKNRLRSYYRDVFIPGIPQNTTMETADRSVGGDFLVEEIIMRMAHDQEVPFLLPGLAATGRTVEVPLVAVVKFRDELMESERIYWDQASVLTQVGLIAANDLPMADVTGATRFLRDKVMS; translated from the coding sequence GTGAACCAAGAGGACATGGTCGCGCTGTGGGAGCAGCACACGGCGTACGAGTTCGTCATCAAAGATGCCGACCTGGCGGTGTCCACCATGGTGGAGGACGCCAGTGTGATGCATCTGCCGACGATGAGCGGTGGTTCCGGCAAGAACCGCCTACGGAGCTACTACCGCGACGTCTTCATCCCGGGCATTCCCCAGAACACCACCATGGAGACAGCGGACCGGTCGGTGGGCGGCGACTTCCTCGTCGAGGAGATCATCATGCGGATGGCCCACGACCAGGAGGTTCCGTTCCTGCTGCCTGGACTGGCCGCGACCGGACGGACCGTCGAAGTGCCGCTGGTGGCGGTCGTGAAATTCCGCGACGAGCTGATGGAGAGCGAACGGATCTACTGGGACCAAGCGTCCGTTCTCACCCAGGTCGGTCTGATCGCCGCCAACGACCTCCCCATGGCCGACGTCACGGGGGCCACCCGCTTCCTGCGGGACAAGGTCATGTCCTGA
- a CDS encoding oxygenase MpaB family protein, whose translation MTYTEASMDALRQAGDELADATVATLFERGEVGKFNTLMRYVSTVGAPLPDGLPDVAREYLQATSAPPDWVDWGEMEKARLFFIDNNVHISTALSFASMPACYVVPQVAKLLSATHGLKYPSKRMAETGQFTVYLMQPGAFEAGSRFIPAAQKVRLLHASIRHHLRREDRWDTDALGTPICQEDMIGGQMFFSLLVLDSLHRLGIHMSTEGAEAYYYAWRVVGAMLGVDQDAVPTTLDDARRFLDLYMVRHMGPSEEGAHLTRQLIDLYEEVVPGTFFDPIVSALIRHLVGDTCADWLQVSRTPWDTVVKAVPHLLGVLETIEDRSPLGAWALDRLGHLTTILELSSLTRGRVMHYAIPEQLKKDYGIAGAVPRTHRWTPPAATVSE comes from the coding sequence ATGACCTACACCGAGGCATCGATGGACGCCCTGCGGCAGGCCGGTGACGAACTCGCCGATGCCACCGTCGCCACCCTCTTCGAGCGCGGGGAGGTGGGGAAGTTCAACACCCTAATGCGCTATGTCTCCACCGTCGGCGCCCCCTTGCCGGACGGGCTCCCCGATGTCGCCCGTGAGTACCTCCAGGCCACCAGTGCCCCGCCGGACTGGGTGGACTGGGGCGAGATGGAGAAGGCCCGGCTGTTCTTCATCGACAACAACGTGCACATCTCCACCGCGCTCTCCTTCGCCTCCATGCCCGCGTGCTACGTCGTCCCGCAGGTGGCGAAGCTGCTGTCGGCCACCCACGGGCTGAAGTACCCCTCCAAACGGATGGCGGAGACCGGCCAGTTCACCGTCTACCTGATGCAGCCCGGCGCCTTCGAGGCCGGCAGCCGCTTCATCCCCGCCGCCCAGAAGGTCCGCCTGCTGCACGCCTCCATCCGCCACCACCTGAGGCGGGAGGACCGCTGGGACACCGACGCGCTCGGGACGCCGATCTGCCAGGAGGACATGATCGGCGGGCAGATGTTCTTCTCCCTGCTGGTCCTGGACAGCCTGCACCGCCTCGGCATCCACATGTCGACGGAGGGCGCGGAGGCGTACTACTACGCCTGGCGTGTGGTCGGCGCCATGCTCGGCGTCGACCAGGACGCCGTCCCCACGACCCTCGACGACGCCCGCCGGTTTCTCGACCTGTACATGGTCCGGCACATGGGGCCGTCCGAGGAAGGCGCGCACCTGACCCGGCAGCTCATCGACCTCTACGAGGAAGTCGTGCCCGGGACCTTCTTCGACCCCATCGTCTCCGCACTCATCCGCCACCTCGTCGGCGACACCTGCGCCGACTGGCTCCAGGTGTCGCGCACCCCCTGGGACACCGTCGTCAAGGCCGTGCCCCACCTCCTCGGCGTACTGGAGACCATCGAGGACCGTTCCCCGCTCGGGGCCTGGGCACTGGACCGCCTCGGCCACCTCACCACCATCCTCGAACTGTCCTCCCTCACCCGCGGACGCGTGATGCACTACGCCATTCCCGAACAGCTCAAGAAGGACTACGGCATCGCAGGCGCGGTGCCCCGCACCCACCGGTGGACCCCGCCTGCCGCCACCGTGTCCGAGTGA